A genome region from Labilibaculum antarcticum includes the following:
- the pstC gene encoding phosphate ABC transporter permease subunit PstC, which yields MNSEKIFRYLLIGSGVLIVLIALGIVTTLFIGAIPSFKEFGFGFIYSADWNPTQGRESYGALPFIIGTLVTSILALLLTFPFAFSISLFLGEYFRNGKLPSFLRSVVDLLAGIPSVVYGLWGFYALRPVIIDLGLNAQGFGIFTSSIILAIMIIPYASSLGSEVISMVPGSLKEAAYSLGATRFEVVKTVIIPNAGSGIFAGYILALGRAIGETMAVTMLIGNSNKIPTGIFDLGNTMASLIANQFGEADGLKYTSLVEIGLLLFVITGIVNYLGKLIMKKLSA from the coding sequence ATGAACAGCGAGAAAATATTTCGATATCTTTTAATTGGTAGTGGCGTTTTAATAGTATTAATCGCTTTAGGAATCGTAACTACCCTATTTATTGGGGCAATCCCCTCATTTAAGGAATTTGGGTTTGGTTTTATTTATTCCGCTGACTGGAATCCAACCCAAGGAAGAGAATCATATGGTGCTCTCCCCTTTATCATTGGAACACTGGTTACTTCAATTCTGGCATTACTATTAACATTTCCATTCGCCTTTTCAATCTCATTATTTTTAGGCGAATATTTCAGGAATGGTAAATTACCATCCTTTTTACGATCTGTAGTCGATCTACTGGCAGGAATCCCATCCGTTGTATATGGTTTATGGGGATTTTATGCTTTACGACCCGTAATTATCGACCTAGGGCTAAACGCTCAGGGATTTGGGATTTTCACCTCTTCCATTATCCTAGCTATCATGATAATCCCTTACGCATCCTCTCTTGGATCGGAAGTTATTTCAATGGTTCCAGGCAGCTTAAAGGAAGCGGCCTACTCCTTAGGTGCGACCCGCTTCGAAGTTGTAAAAACGGTCATTATCCCTAATGCAGGTTCAGGAATTTTCGCAGGATACATTCTGGCTTTAGGAAGAGCAATTGGAGAAACAATGGCAGTAACCATGCTAATCGGTAACTCCAACAAAATTCCAACTGGGATTTTCGATTTAGGAAACACCATGGCAAGTTTAATCGCCAACCAATTTGGTGAAGCTGATGGTTTAAAATATACTTCTTTGGTTGAAATAGGATTGCTCTTATTTGTAATCACAGGTATTGTAAACTACCTCGGCAAATTAATCATGAAAAAATTATCGGCTTAA
- the phoU gene encoding phosphate signaling complex protein PhoU — protein MSINKDKKFEKLDHDFSKMQSLLFQQFEILEEVVTNGLDKIDKGLPNTFKKNEIKIDQFELKINDTIIQIIGLQHPMASELRLLVAYFRIIGSAERIGDQLNNIMRFFHKMDPPTIHDDHKDSVLNMLSLSEKMVKKALISFIDGDREYAIWAIKNDEIVDEMQSTILRRMVRKNSPNGSDSTAIFNLLNFNSILGNIERVADHATNIAEAAIYYQQGIDLRHQELPEEDQ, from the coding sequence ATGTCAATCAATAAAGATAAAAAATTTGAAAAGCTTGATCATGATTTCAGTAAAATGCAATCACTGCTTTTTCAACAATTTGAAATTCTTGAAGAAGTTGTAACTAATGGCTTAGATAAAATCGATAAAGGGCTTCCCAACACCTTTAAAAAGAACGAAATTAAAATTGATCAGTTTGAATTAAAAATAAACGATACGATCATCCAAATAATTGGTTTGCAACACCCAATGGCAAGCGAGTTACGCCTTTTAGTTGCCTATTTTCGAATAATTGGATCTGCAGAACGGATCGGTGATCAGCTAAATAACATCATGCGGTTTTTCCATAAAATGGATCCTCCCACAATTCACGACGATCATAAAGACTCGGTTTTAAACATGTTGTCGCTGAGTGAGAAAATGGTTAAAAAAGCACTAATCTCCTTCATAGACGGAGATCGGGAGTATGCAATCTGGGCCATTAAAAACGATGAGATTGTTGACGAAATGCAATCCACGATTCTGAGAAGAATGGTTCGAAAAAATTCACCCAATGGCAGTGACTCAACGGCGATTTTTAATCTGTTAAACTTCAACAGCATACTTGGCAATATTGAGAGAGTTGCCGATCATGCAACAAATATTGCCGAAGCGGCCATTTATTACCAGCAAGGAATTGATTTACGTCATCAGGAATTGCCTGAGGAGGATCAGTAA
- the mgrA gene encoding L-glyceraldehyde 3-phosphate reductase → MYKASENRYDDMPYRRCGRSGLLLPAISLGLWHNFGHVDVYNEFKQIIFHAFDRGVTHFDLANNYGPPPGSAEENFGKIFNKDLKQYRDEMIISTKAGYGMWPGPYGDWGSRKYLISSLDQSLKRMGLDYVDIFYSHRPDPNTPIEETMMALDHVVRQGKALYAGISNYSADQTREASRILRELGTPCLIHQPRYSMFDRWAENGLLDVLEEDGIGGIAFSPLAQGMLTNKYLKGIPEGSRAAKSHGFLQKDQITEKVIAKVKALNAIAEKRGQSLAQMAIAWLLKDERITSVLVGASSVNQLEQNINSVNNLHFEAFELKEIQDIIN, encoded by the coding sequence ATGTATAAAGCATCTGAAAACAGATATGATGATATGCCCTACCGCAGATGCGGCCGAAGTGGTTTATTGCTGCCGGCAATTTCATTAGGACTGTGGCACAATTTCGGACATGTAGATGTCTACAATGAATTCAAACAAATTATTTTTCATGCCTTCGATCGTGGTGTTACCCATTTCGATTTGGCCAATAACTATGGACCACCTCCAGGTTCTGCCGAAGAAAATTTCGGGAAAATTTTTAACAAAGACCTAAAGCAATATCGTGATGAAATGATTATTTCGACCAAAGCCGGATATGGAATGTGGCCGGGACCTTATGGCGATTGGGGATCACGAAAATATTTGATTTCAAGTTTGGATCAAAGTCTGAAAAGAATGGGGCTCGATTATGTCGATATCTTCTATTCACACCGTCCTGATCCTAACACGCCAATTGAGGAAACGATGATGGCGCTTGACCATGTTGTTCGTCAGGGTAAAGCATTATACGCAGGAATTTCAAATTACAGTGCTGATCAAACCCGTGAAGCCTCAAGAATATTGCGTGAACTGGGAACTCCTTGCCTAATTCATCAACCAAGATACTCCATGTTTGATCGCTGGGCTGAAAATGGCCTTTTAGATGTTTTGGAAGAAGATGGAATTGGAGGCATTGCCTTCTCTCCTTTGGCACAAGGAATGTTGACCAACAAATATTTGAAAGGAATTCCTGAAGGTTCAAGAGCAGCTAAATCGCATGGATTTTTGCAGAAAGATCAAATTACTGAAAAAGTAATTGCTAAAGTTAAAGCTCTGAATGCAATAGCAGAAAAACGCGGACAAAGTTTGGCTCAAATGGCAATTGCCTGGCTACTGAAAGATGAACGAATTACTTCGGTATTGGTCGGAGCAAGTTCGGTGAATCAACTCGAACAAAACATCAATTCGGTAAACAATCTGCATTTTGAAGCTTTTGAGTTAAAAGAAATTCAAGATATCATTAATTAA
- the pstB gene encoding phosphate ABC transporter ATP-binding protein PstB, which yields MESTVLEKKEAEKRVTKKTNKVNTMMQNPIENIESPIINIDKLSLSYGGDKYAINDVSAGIAKNKITAIMGPSGCGKSTLLRAINRMHELNPDTHNKGTIYLGKDDIYEMNPILLRRRIGMVFQRPNPFPTMSIYDNVIAGYLLNGIKLKRKEKDEIVEKSLREVGLWSEVKDSLHSRGTFLSGGQQQRLCIARTLAYTPEIILLDEPTSALDPIATAKIEDLLVKLKKDFTIVLVTHNMSQAARISDYSMFMYLGELVEYGKTKQMFTMPKDKRTEEYLTGKFG from the coding sequence ATGGAAAGTACAGTATTAGAAAAAAAGGAAGCTGAAAAAAGAGTTACAAAAAAAACAAACAAAGTCAACACCATGATGCAAAACCCAATAGAAAATATAGAATCTCCTATTATTAACATCGATAAACTATCGCTTTCCTACGGCGGAGACAAATATGCCATTAACGATGTTTCTGCGGGAATTGCAAAAAATAAAATCACTGCGATTATGGGCCCATCCGGTTGTGGTAAAAGCACATTGCTTAGAGCCATTAACCGAATGCACGAATTGAATCCTGATACACACAACAAGGGCACTATTTATCTTGGCAAAGATGACATTTACGAGATGAACCCTATTCTATTGAGAAGAAGGATTGGAATGGTTTTTCAACGCCCCAATCCTTTTCCAACCATGAGCATTTACGACAATGTAATTGCCGGTTATCTTTTAAATGGAATAAAATTGAAACGAAAAGAAAAGGATGAAATTGTAGAAAAATCTTTACGGGAAGTTGGTTTGTGGAGCGAAGTGAAAGACTCTCTTCATAGCAGAGGAACATTTTTATCGGGAGGACAACAGCAACGCTTGTGTATTGCCAGAACACTTGCTTACACACCCGAAATTATTCTTTTGGATGAACCTACCTCCGCTTTAGACCCAATTGCTACGGCTAAAATTGAAGATCTTTTAGTGAAATTAAAAAAAGATTTTACAATTGTTTTGGTTACTCACAACATGTCGCAAGCGGCAAGAATATCAGATTATTCAATGTTTATGTATTTAGGTGAATTGGTGGAATATGGTAAAACCAAACAGATGTTTACCATGCCTAAGGACAAACGAACAGAAGAATACCTAACCGGGAAATTTGGTTGA
- the pstS gene encoding phosphate ABC transporter substrate-binding protein PstS, whose protein sequence is MKKFQLLLTAIIAVTLMTSCGGSGKEKAETITGAGATFPQPFYNKIFKNYSSEKGLVVTYGGIGSGGGIRSLKDEIVDFGASDAFLDDKKLAEMPGEVLHIPTCLGAVVAAYNLPGKPELKFTPELMEGVFMGKITKWNDAKITAVNPDIELPDLAITVVHRSDGSGTTFIFSDYMSKVSADWKEIVGTGKSLLWPVGLGAKGNPGVAGTISQTEGAIGYIGSEYAFAQDIPVASLQNLAGNFIKPSVESVSASAKGEIPADTRVSLTNTDAVDGYPISSFTWLIIYKEQDYKNRSLDQAVQTIKLIEWVIGSDAQKETTKVHYAPLPEAAAAKAKAVLSAVTYKGKSLK, encoded by the coding sequence ATGAAAAAATTTCAACTGCTTCTAACTGCAATTATCGCAGTCACTCTTATGACTAGTTGCGGAGGCTCAGGAAAAGAGAAAGCTGAGACCATCACTGGTGCCGGTGCAACTTTTCCACAACCATTTTACAACAAAATTTTCAAGAATTACTCTTCAGAAAAAGGTCTTGTGGTTACTTATGGTGGAATTGGATCGGGTGGCGGTATTCGCAGCTTGAAAGATGAAATTGTTGATTTTGGTGCAAGTGATGCATTTTTAGACGATAAAAAATTAGCAGAAATGCCTGGTGAAGTTCTTCACATTCCTACTTGTTTAGGTGCTGTTGTTGCTGCTTACAACCTTCCTGGCAAACCAGAATTAAAATTCACGCCAGAATTAATGGAAGGTGTTTTCATGGGTAAAATCACGAAATGGAACGATGCTAAAATTACTGCTGTAAATCCAGATATTGAATTACCCGATTTGGCAATTACTGTTGTTCACCGTTCAGACGGAAGTGGTACAACCTTCATTTTTAGTGATTACATGAGTAAAGTAAGTGCCGATTGGAAAGAAATAGTGGGTACAGGAAAATCATTGCTTTGGCCGGTTGGACTTGGTGCTAAAGGAAATCCCGGAGTTGCCGGAACTATTAGCCAAACAGAAGGTGCTATTGGTTACATCGGATCGGAGTATGCATTTGCTCAGGATATTCCCGTAGCAAGCCTTCAAAATTTAGCGGGTAACTTTATTAAACCTTCTGTTGAGTCAGTAAGTGCTTCGGCAAAAGGTGAAATTCCAGCCGATACACGTGTTAGCTTAACAAACACGGATGCGGTAGATGGATATCCTATCTCAAGTTTCACTTGGTTGATTATCTACAAAGAGCAGGACTATAAGAACAGAAGTTTAGACCAGGCTGTTCAAACCATCAAATTGATTGAATGGGTTATTGGTTCGGATGCACAAAAAGAAACAACTAAAGTGCATTACGCACCGCTTCCTGAAGCTGCTGCAGCTAAAGCTAAAGCTGTTTTGAGTGCCGTTACCTACAAGGGTAAGTCTTTAAAATAA
- a CDS encoding response regulator transcription factor, with amino-acid sequence MKDLKILVVDDEEDLCEILQFNLKQEGFDVDVAYSAEQALKLELKTYDFFLLDIMMGEISGLDLAKIIRRNPDLEAKPILFITAKTTEADRLMGFNAGADDYVTKPFSVKEIIARINVICKRIFSDSKEDPIFEFEDLKMISESKKVCIDGKDIGLTKTEYEILRLLISHTGRIYSREEIMSIVWANDSFIGDRTVDVNVRRIRKKIGEYHKFIKTKSGYGYYFETRTN; translated from the coding sequence ATGAAGGATTTAAAGATTTTAGTGGTTGATGATGAAGAGGATTTATGCGAAATCCTCCAATTCAACCTTAAACAGGAAGGATTTGATGTAGATGTTGCCTACTCAGCAGAACAAGCTTTGAAATTAGAACTTAAAACCTACGATTTCTTCCTTTTAGATATTATGATGGGAGAAATTTCAGGGCTCGATTTAGCAAAAATAATTCGAAGAAACCCCGATCTGGAAGCCAAACCAATTCTATTTATAACAGCCAAAACAACCGAAGCTGACAGGTTGATGGGTTTTAATGCCGGAGCAGATGATTATGTCACCAAACCGTTCTCGGTAAAGGAAATAATTGCAAGAATTAATGTAATTTGCAAACGTATTTTTTCTGATTCAAAGGAAGATCCTATTTTCGAGTTTGAAGATTTGAAAATGATCTCGGAATCGAAAAAAGTATGTATTGATGGCAAAGACATTGGTTTAACCAAAACCGAATACGAAATACTTCGATTGCTCATCAGTCATACAGGAAGAATATATTCCAGAGAAGAAATAATGAGTATTGTTTGGGCAAACGACAGCTTTATTGGTGACCGAACAGTAGATGTTAATGTGAGACGAATACGAAAGAAAATTGGTGAATATCACAAATTTATTAAAACGAAATCTGGCTACGGTTACTATTTTGAAACTAGAACAAACTAA
- a CDS encoding SIR2 family NAD-dependent protein deacylase encodes MKVYIQKAAELIRNSKAMIAFTGAGVSVESGIPPFRGTNGLWSRYDPQCLDLDFFHSHPKESWTAIKTIFYDFFGNAKFNEAHRVLADFEAKGILKTLVTQNIDNLHQMAGSKNVLEFHGNSQKLICPQCKKMYVPEEINLDVLPPLCVNDGFILKPDFVFFGEGIPEEAYRRSILAARKADVVLIIGTTGEVMPASMIPSEAKRAGATIIEINTEPSNYTNRITDIFLEGKASEILLELEGLIYPEK; translated from the coding sequence ATGAAAGTTTATATTCAGAAAGCTGCAGAATTAATAAGGAATTCGAAAGCCATGATTGCATTTACAGGAGCTGGAGTTTCAGTTGAAAGTGGAATACCTCCCTTTCGGGGAACTAATGGATTATGGAGTCGATACGATCCGCAATGTCTGGATCTGGATTTTTTTCATTCTCACCCCAAAGAATCATGGACGGCCATTAAAACGATATTTTATGATTTTTTTGGAAACGCAAAATTCAACGAGGCTCATCGAGTATTGGCTGATTTTGAGGCAAAAGGAATTCTAAAGACCTTGGTGACTCAGAACATAGACAATCTGCATCAGATGGCCGGATCTAAGAATGTTCTGGAATTTCATGGTAATTCGCAGAAACTGATTTGTCCGCAATGTAAAAAGATGTATGTGCCCGAAGAGATTAATTTGGACGTGTTGCCACCCTTGTGTGTAAATGATGGTTTCATTTTAAAACCTGATTTTGTGTTTTTCGGGGAAGGAATTCCTGAAGAAGCTTACCGCAGATCAATTTTAGCCGCAAGAAAGGCCGATGTGGTGCTAATAATAGGAACCACAGGAGAGGTAATGCCTGCATCCATGATTCCTAGCGAGGCAAAGCGGGCAGGAGCAACAATTATCGAAATAAATACCGAGCCATCCAATTATACCAATCGTATTACAGATATTTTTCTAGAGGGGAAGGCGAGTGAAATATTGCTGGAATTGGAGGGGTTGATTTATCCAGAAAAATAA
- a CDS encoding sensor histidine kinase: MQKPIPKSGSKYKKKLFFFFFIIVLIFSVLIGGFQYNQERLYRREKLEYALNIYTEQVHELIRKKDLNASLNFSEIDTLRALMPDKDIRISVITGKGKVVYDSYVDNLERLDNHMKRPEVQKSLHSQKGSNIRLSGSTGQSYYYYSKNYYEYFVRTALPINESVLDFLKANSLFFYFLLGLFGVTVVFLIYATEHFGNSIAKLRKFAINAAHNREIDPNEDFGKTELGEISHQIVKIYRKLSNTTEALSQEKEKLIMHLQIAQEGVAIFDKKKNLILWNSHFIDYINYLSHISSHNYQELFELPELLEITDFIDRNIKELETNYIPNIDIISTKKTITIGHKVFLFQVVVFTDGNFEISVNDITKLENEKTIKQEMTLNIAHELKTPITAISGFLETIKDNPTMPEDKKAQFIERSCLQVNRLSNLIQDISFLTKIEEANELFSIEDVNVNEIVTDMVTDFELKLAEANMEIELIFPSDLTIKGNPELLDSIFRNLIDNSIQYAGEGCKIDIEHYFQDTNYHYFSFTDNGIGIKEEHLPRIFERFYRADNGRSRKMGGTGLGLSIVKNAVAYHKGRIFVKKRKEKGIEFFFSLKKEI, from the coding sequence ATGCAAAAACCCATTCCAAAATCCGGATCAAAATACAAAAAGAAGTTGTTCTTTTTCTTCTTTATCATCGTACTGATCTTCTCTGTTTTAATAGGCGGATTTCAATACAATCAGGAACGATTATACCGTCGTGAAAAATTAGAATATGCTCTAAACATTTATACCGAACAAGTACATGAGCTTATTCGAAAAAAAGATCTGAATGCAAGTCTTAATTTTTCGGAGATTGATACATTGCGTGCCTTAATGCCCGACAAAGACATTAGAATATCGGTTATTACCGGAAAAGGTAAAGTTGTGTATGATTCGTATGTGGATAACCTGGAAAGACTGGATAATCACATGAAGCGACCCGAAGTTCAAAAATCTTTGCATTCTCAAAAAGGAAGTAATATCCGTTTATCGGGTTCTACCGGACAATCGTATTACTACTATTCCAAAAACTATTACGAATATTTTGTTCGAACGGCTCTTCCAATCAACGAAAGTGTGCTTGACTTTTTAAAGGCAAACTCCCTATTCTTTTACTTTTTGCTTGGCTTATTTGGGGTAACCGTAGTTTTTCTAATTTACGCCACCGAGCATTTTGGAAATTCGATTGCAAAGCTTCGTAAGTTCGCAATTAATGCAGCACATAACAGAGAAATCGATCCGAACGAGGATTTTGGAAAAACAGAATTGGGTGAAATTAGTCACCAAATTGTAAAAATTTACCGCAAACTAAGCAATACAACCGAAGCTCTTAGTCAAGAGAAGGAGAAACTAATCATGCACCTTCAGATTGCACAGGAAGGTGTTGCCATATTTGATAAAAAAAAGAACCTGATTCTCTGGAACAGTCATTTTATTGATTACATCAATTATTTGTCGCATATATCGAGTCACAATTATCAGGAACTGTTTGAGCTTCCTGAATTGCTTGAAATCACTGATTTTATCGACAGAAACATCAAAGAGTTGGAAACGAATTACATCCCAAACATTGATATTATCAGCACGAAAAAAACCATTACAATCGGACATAAAGTTTTCTTGTTTCAGGTGGTTGTTTTTACCGACGGAAATTTCGAAATCTCAGTTAATGACATCACCAAACTGGAAAATGAAAAAACCATTAAACAGGAAATGACTCTTAATATAGCACACGAATTGAAAACTCCTATAACTGCTATCTCCGGTTTTCTGGAAACTATTAAGGACAATCCCACCATGCCCGAAGACAAAAAAGCACAATTTATCGAACGTTCTTGTCTGCAGGTTAATCGTTTATCGAATTTAATTCAGGATATCTCCTTTCTCACGAAAATTGAAGAAGCTAATGAGCTATTCTCCATTGAAGACGTAAATGTGAATGAAATAGTAACAGATATGGTAACCGATTTTGAATTGAAATTGGCTGAAGCAAATATGGAAATAGAACTCATATTCCCAAGTGATCTTACTATTAAAGGCAATCCTGAACTCTTGGATTCAATTTTCAGAAACCTGATTGACAACTCGATACAATACGCAGGAGAAGGCTGTAAAATCGACATTGAACATTATTTTCAAGATACGAATTACCATTACTTCTCATTTACCGATAATGGAATTGGAATAAAAGAAGAACATCTGCCACGAATATTTGAACGTTTTTATCGGGCCGATAATGGTCGTTCGAGAAAAATGGGTGGCACGGGTTTAGGTCTATCAATCGTAAAAAATGCAGTTGCCTATCACAAAGGGAGAATCTTTGTTAAAAAACGAAAAGAAAAGGGAATTGAGTTTTTCTTTTCGCTTAAAAAGGAAATTTAA
- the pstA gene encoding phosphate ABC transporter permease PstA has protein sequence MNTSTQISNARLKGRLLKDKLFTYMLIFLAFLSSVPLFLILFELIKKGYKQINISFFYKVAPDTMEAMVAVTNNEVIPGGIANGIVGTLIIVGMASLIAIPLGIICGMYLAENSKGNFAGVVRFIVDMLQGVPSIVLGVIGYIWIVKPITGGFSGLAGSVALSIMMLPSIVRSTEETLKMIPDTLKEAALSLGVPYHKTMLRVVLPSGISGILSGVILGISRIAGETAPLMLTALGSAAISTDITEPSSAIPLLIWEFYNDPNLVDMIWSASLFLLFLILCLNLTAKAIAKRWKVQY, from the coding sequence ATGAATACATCCACTCAAATATCAAACGCTAGGCTTAAAGGACGATTACTTAAAGATAAGCTATTCACTTATATGCTTATATTTTTGGCTTTTCTCTCAAGCGTACCTCTTTTCCTGATTCTTTTCGAATTAATAAAAAAGGGATACAAGCAAATTAACATCAGCTTCTTTTATAAAGTGGCCCCAGACACCATGGAAGCAATGGTAGCTGTTACTAATAATGAGGTTATTCCCGGAGGTATCGCAAACGGAATTGTTGGTACACTTATCATCGTAGGCATGGCCTCATTAATCGCAATTCCGCTGGGAATTATTTGCGGCATGTATTTGGCTGAAAACTCGAAAGGAAACTTCGCTGGTGTCGTTCGGTTTATTGTAGATATGTTACAGGGTGTTCCGTCTATTGTTCTTGGAGTTATTGGATACATTTGGATCGTAAAACCTATTACCGGAGGCTTTTCGGGCTTAGCGGGAAGTGTGGCCCTTTCCATAATGATGCTGCCCTCAATTGTACGTTCAACCGAGGAGACTCTAAAGATGATCCCCGACACTTTAAAGGAAGCAGCACTTTCTTTAGGCGTTCCCTATCACAAAACCATGCTAAGAGTCGTGTTGCCATCAGGCATTAGTGGAATTCTTTCGGGTGTAATTCTTGGTATATCACGAATTGCAGGAGAAACGGCCCCCTTGATGCTAACTGCATTGGGAAGTGCTGCTATCAGCACAGACATTACAGAACCATCAAGTGCTATTCCTCTATTGATATGGGAATTTTACAACGATCCAAATCTGGTAGACATGATTTGGAGTGCATCATTGTTCTTGTTATTTTTGATTTTATGTTTAAACCTTACTGCTAAAGCAATCGCAAAAAGATGGAAAGTACAGTATTAG
- the fabG gene encoding 3-oxoacyl-[acyl-carrier-protein] reductase, translated as MKLLEGKTAIITGASRGIGKAVAIEFAKQGANVAFTDLFYNEQAIETEKEIASYGVKAKGYASDASNFADTDRVVAEIVAEFGAIDILVNNAGITKDTLLMRMTEEQWDMVINVNLKSVFNFTKATTKTMLKQRSGSIINMSSVVGVSGNAGQSNYSASKAGIIGFTKSVAKELGSRGIRSNAIAPGFIITEMTGKLPEDVVKEWASKIPLKRGGTPEEIAKTCVYLGCDLSSYVTGQTIHVCGGMNM; from the coding sequence ATGAAATTATTAGAAGGAAAAACAGCTATTATTACCGGTGCATCTCGTGGTATTGGTAAAGCAGTTGCAATCGAATTTGCAAAACAAGGTGCTAATGTTGCTTTTACTGATTTGTTCTACAATGAGCAGGCAATCGAAACTGAAAAAGAAATTGCTTCTTACGGCGTTAAAGCCAAAGGATATGCATCTGATGCAAGTAACTTTGCTGATACTGATAGAGTTGTAGCTGAAATTGTAGCGGAATTTGGTGCTATTGATATCTTGGTGAACAACGCGGGTATCACAAAAGATACTTTGTTAATGCGTATGACTGAAGAACAGTGGGATATGGTGATCAACGTGAACTTGAAATCGGTATTCAACTTTACCAAGGCAACTACAAAAACAATGTTGAAGCAACGTAGTGGTTCTATCATCAACATGAGTTCAGTAGTAGGGGTAAGTGGAAATGCAGGTCAATCGAACTATTCAGCTTCTAAAGCGGGTATTATTGGTTTTACTAAATCGGTAGCTAAAGAATTAGGCTCCCGTGGAATTCGTTCTAACGCGATTGCCCCAGGTTTTATCATTACTGAAATGACTGGTAAACTTCCTGAGGATGTTGTGAAAGAATGGGCAAGTAAAATTCCATTGAAAAGAGGTGGAACTCCGGAAGAAATCGCAAAAACCTGCGTTTATTTAGGTTGTGATCTTTCTTCTTACGTAACAGGACAAACCATTCACGTTTGTGGTGGTATGAACATGTAA